Proteins co-encoded in one Hyalangium ruber genomic window:
- the ddpX gene encoding D-alanyl-D-alanine dipeptidase, which produces MLPAAKLALAMWLTAGESPVVDATEVIPDLVVDMRYATDDNFLKRRVYPEDARCMLLKDAAARLKKAADVLRPQGYRVKVYDCYRPRAVQYEMWKIMPEPGYVADPKFGSNHNRGAAVDLTLVALDGTEVEMPTKFDDFTPSAHHSYKGGTEASRKHREVLLKAMEGAGFKRNKMEWWHYDLPGAKKMPVLDVPFTPQK; this is translated from the coding sequence ATGCTGCCTGCGGCGAAACTGGCACTGGCGATGTGGCTGACGGCGGGAGAGTCGCCGGTGGTGGATGCCACGGAGGTGATTCCGGACCTCGTGGTGGACATGCGCTACGCGACGGACGACAACTTCCTGAAGCGTCGGGTGTACCCGGAGGACGCGCGCTGCATGCTGCTCAAGGACGCGGCGGCGCGGCTGAAGAAGGCGGCGGACGTGCTGCGGCCGCAGGGCTACCGGGTGAAGGTGTACGACTGCTACCGGCCAAGGGCGGTGCAGTACGAGATGTGGAAGATCATGCCGGAGCCGGGGTACGTGGCGGATCCGAAGTTCGGCTCGAACCACAACCGGGGCGCGGCGGTGGACCTGACGCTGGTGGCGCTGGACGGCACGGAGGTGGAGATGCCGACGAAGTTCGACGACTTCACGCCCTCGGCGCACCACAGCTACAAGGGCGGCACGGAGGCCTCGCGCAAGCACCGGGAGGTGCTCCTCAAGGCGATGGAGGGCGCGGGCTTCAAGCGCAACAAGATGGAGTGGTGGCACTACGATCTGCCGGGCGCCAAGAAGATGCCCGTGCTGGACGTGCCCTTCACCCCGCAGAAGTAG
- the queC gene encoding 7-cyano-7-deazaguanine synthase QueC: MMKKAVVLISGGLDSTTCLAMAKAAGFEPVCLAVSYGQRHVVELERARKVSEAMGVKDFRVVSIDLRNIGGSALTADIPVPKDRPETEMSHGIPVTYVPARNTLFLSLALGLAEVVGAQDLYIGVNAVDYSGYPDCRPEFIRAFESLANLATKAGVEGARFKIHAPLSGMTKADIIREGTRLGVDYGMTHSCYDPDAEGRACGRCDSCVLRKKGFQEAGVADPTRYTEGQ; encoded by the coding sequence CTGATGAAGAAGGCCGTGGTGTTGATCTCCGGTGGGCTGGACTCCACCACCTGCCTGGCCATGGCGAAGGCTGCGGGCTTCGAGCCGGTGTGCCTGGCGGTGTCCTACGGCCAGCGCCACGTCGTGGAATTGGAGCGGGCGCGCAAGGTGTCGGAGGCGATGGGGGTGAAGGACTTCCGCGTGGTGTCGATCGATCTGCGGAACATCGGCGGCTCGGCGCTGACGGCGGACATCCCGGTGCCGAAGGACCGGCCGGAGACGGAGATGTCGCACGGGATTCCCGTGACGTACGTGCCGGCGCGCAACACGCTGTTCCTGTCGCTGGCGCTCGGATTGGCGGAGGTGGTGGGGGCGCAGGACCTCTACATCGGCGTGAACGCGGTGGACTACAGCGGCTATCCCGACTGCCGGCCCGAGTTCATCCGCGCGTTCGAGTCGCTGGCGAACCTGGCGACGAAGGCGGGAGTGGAGGGCGCGCGCTTCAAGATCCACGCGCCGCTGTCGGGGATGACGAAGGCGGACATCATCCGCGAGGGCACGCGGCTGGGCGTGGACTACGGAATGACGCACTCCTGCTACGACCCGGATGCGGAGGGCCGGGCGTGTGGTCGCTGTGACAGCTGCGTGCTGCGCAAGAAGGGCTTTCAGGAGGCGGGAGTGGCGGATCCGACGCGGTACACGGAGGGACAGTGA